In Candidatus Manganitrophus morganii, the genomic window CGACCACGGCGATCGCCCTCGACATGGAGGCGGCCCTCTTCTTCACCTTCTTCGGCTTGCATATTTTAAAGAAGGGGGCCGCCGAGTCGCTTCGGTTCGTCCCCCTGGGAAACCCGGCGACCCCGATGCCGAATATCATCTCGGCCCTTCCCGGCATGACGGCGCTCGCGACAATCATGATGAAGCAGACCATTGCCAATAAACAGATCGTTTCGATTCCGGAGTTGCTTGATCTTGCGCGGGAGAGCGGCGTGAAGCTCTGGCCCTGTCAGATGACAATGGACATGATGGGAATCGAGCGGAAAGGATTGATCGACGGATTGGCGGAGCCGGTCGGCGCCGCGACCTTTCTGAGCTATGCCGCCGACGCCGATATCACCCTATTCATATAAAAAAGGGGCGACCCACAGGTCGCCCCTACATGAACATCACCCCCCGAGGAAAGCCCTTGCTTCTCTCCCCTCACATCTGGTAAATAGATATCCTTCGCGCCCATAGCTCAGCTGGATAGAGCACTTGGCTTCGAACCAAGGGGTCGGGAGTTCGAATCTCTCTGGGCGCACCAACTCCGCTAGGTTTTCGGCAGGATCTCGATCGTTCCCCGCATCCTGGGATGAAGATGGCAGAAGAAGTCATACATCCCCGGCTTTGCCTCTTCTTCGACCGGAATCATTTTCGACTCCCCCGGCCGGATCACGTTGATCTGTGATAAGGCCGGAATGACGAGACCGTGGATATTGATCCCCTTGTTCTCCAAGGAGATCTCGTTTCCGGCAACGACTTTGACCTGCAAAAATCTGGGAGAATAATAATCATCCCGCGCGATGAGCTTGGGCGCTTCGGGACGTTGATC contains:
- a CDS encoding DsrE/DsrF/DrsH-like family protein; this encodes MEQKLKEGIDPALEERLRSLIDERIEAKLGSILEKQPARKKKLAVIVSKGTLEAAYPPLILATTAIALDMEAALFFTFFGLHILKKGAAESLRFVPLGNPATPMPNIISALPGMTALATIMMKQTIANKQIVSIPELLDLARESGVKLWPCQMTMDMMGIERKGLIDGLAEPVGAATFLSYAADADITLFI
- a CDS encoding cupredoxin domain-containing protein — its product is MEATINKKLRAPKYPKLVDQRPEAPKLIARDDYYSPRFLQVKVVAGNEISLENKGINIHGLVIPALSQINVIRPGESKMIPVEEEAKPGMYDFFCHLHPRMRGTIEILPKT